One part of the Solanum dulcamara chromosome 3, daSolDulc1.2, whole genome shotgun sequence genome encodes these proteins:
- the LOC129881888 gene encoding dirigent protein 16-like, with product MFIKFAILFVLLFVSIKFSPFVVAIDHASTLPQEPILELYMHDILGGNNPTARPITGLLGNIYSGQIPFARPLGFQPPEDGVAIPNANGAMPTFNINGVPLGTGLAGTIFAGGNNNNNNNNNGQKVNTQLGPDGLGLGFGTITVIDDFLTLSPELGTQNLGKAQGVYVASSADGSTQMMAFTAMFEGGEYGDSLNFFGVYRIGSTMSRISVTGGTGKFKNACGFAEIRSLIPPGQHVTDGAETLLRITVHLTY from the exons CCATCAAATTTTCACCCTTTGTAGTTGCAATTGATCATGCAAGTACACTACCACAAGAACCAATTCTTGAATTGTACATGCACGATATTCTTGGAGGAAATAATCCAACAGCTCGACCAATAACCGGTTTATTAGGCAACATTTATAGTGGACAAATACCATTTGCTAGGCCACTTGGTTTTCAACCACCAGAAGATGGTGTTGCAATTCCAAATGCTAATGGTGCAATGCCAACATTCAATATCAATGGTGTTCCATTAGGGACAGGGCTAGCAGGCACAATATTTGCTGgaggaaataataataataataataataataatggacAAAAGGTGAATACCCAATTAGGCCCTGATGGCTTAGGGCTTGGTTTCGGAACCATCACGGTTATCGATGACTTCTTGACATTGTCTCCTGAATTAG GTACACAAAATCTTGGAAAAGCACAAGGAGTATATGTTGCAAGTTCAGCTGATGGAAGTACTCAAATGATGGCATTTACAGCTATGTTTGAAGGAGGTGAATATGGTGATAGTCTAAATTTCTTTGGAGTTTATAGAATTGGAAGTACAATGTCAAGAATTTCAGTAACAGGAGGAACTGGTAAATTTAAAAACGCGTGTGGATTCGCAGAAATTCGTTCACTTATACCACCTGGTCAACATGTTACTGATGGTGCAGAGACATTGTTGAGGATTACTGTTCATCTTACTTACTGA
- the LOC129881889 gene encoding F-box/kelch-repeat protein At3g23880-like, translating to MATTNEMKNSISNDQIHIPNFPSEIIIEILSRLPVKSLLKFKCVSKSWLSLISSSHFAKSHLKISSSRNNKLSHKNLLLLSMYLPHTLYSCTLYSALHEKSILCVNKLNFPWNPSNIIAGVSFCNGLFLICIGMYNNNLYLWNPSTRKNKNLPFSSGTKYSRCDVTYGFGYDESNDDYKVVEIYGVYGIHYVYGANIKIYSLRANSWKMMNKYCDALFSSDSGVFLNGCLHWAVAHNDGCCIFWDIVSLNLENEKFGNLSLPNYDGFPSRPLGDSSDFELGTLNSALEKLGNFLCLFCDYYKVKLDVWIMKEYNAKGSWIKSVSLPYIAGVGPCISPLCVSDIGEVLLHDGTHVMVYDARNDEYKRVEIHEMDGNGVGAATVYAESLVSPNLDSSENTFEMQEW from the coding sequence ATGGCCACAACCAATGAGATGAAAAACTCCATTTCCAATGATCAAATACATATTCCAAATTTTCCATCAGAAATCATCATAGAAATACTTTCAAGATTACCAGTAAAATCACTCTTGAAATTCAAATGTGTTTCAAAATCATGGCTTTCCTTAATTTCATCTTCTCATTTTGCCAAATCCCatttaaaaatatcatcatcaagaAACAACAAATTATCACACAAAAATCTCCTTTTACTCTCCATGTATCTTCCTCATACTCTATATTCTTGCACCCTTTATTCTGCATTGCATGAAAAATCCATTCTTTGTGTCAACAAGCTCAATTTCCCTTGGAATCCATCTAATATAATAGCTGGAGTTTCTTTTTGTAATGGATTGTTCTTGATTTGTATTGGTATGTACAATAATAACTTGTATTTGTGGAATCCATCTACTAGAAAAAACAAGAATTTGCCTTTTTCTAGTGGTACTAAGTATTCAAGATGTGATGTTACTTATGGTTTTGGTTATGATGAGTCTAATGATGATTATAAagttgttgagatttatggggtTTATGGTATTCACTATGTGTATGGTgcaaatatcaaaatatatagTTTAAGGGCAAATTCTTGGAAAAtgatgaataaatattgtgATGCACTTTTTTCCTCTGACTCTGGTGTTTTCTTGAATGGATGTCTTCATTGGGCAGTGGCACATAATGATGGATGTTGTATTTTTTGGGATATTGTTTCACTTAATTTGGAAAATGAGAAATTTGGGAATTTATCATTGCCTAATTATGATGGTTTTCCCTCAAGACCATTAGGAGATTCAAGTGATTTTGAACTAGGGACTCTGAATTCGGCATTAGAGAAATTAGGGaattttctttgtttgttttgtGACTATTATAAAGTTAAGTTGGATGTATGGATAATGAAGGAGTATAACGCGAAAGGGTCTTGGATTAAATCTGTTTCTCTTCCTTATATAGCTGGAGTAGGGCCTTGTATTTCACCATTGTGTGTATCAGACATCGGTGAAGTGTTGTTACACGATGGAACACATGTTATGGTGTATGACGCGAGGAATGATGAGTACAAACGCGTGGAGATTCATGAAATGGATGGTAATGGTGTTGGAGCAGCAACTGTCTATGCTGAGAGCCTTGTTTCCCCTAATCTTGACAGTTCTGAAAATACATTCGAGATGCAAGAGTGGTAA